The sequence ggtggcttctgtgagaagctgcccctgtgtctgatagaaccaatgccagccagctccaagacggacccaccactggccaaggccaagcccatcagcaacagtaGTAGGTCCTCAaggataacatagttaagaagaagaaaaaaaaaaaaacaacccggggcggggggggggggggggcttttgcagccggagagaggagtgagaagatgtaagaaactctgcagacaccaaggtcagtgcagaaggagggggaggaggagctccagacaccagagcaaagatccccctgcagcccgtggtgaaaaccatggtgaggcaggctgtccccctgcagcccatggaggaaggatgagggggtgtagagattccacctgcagcccgtggaggaccccacaccggagcaggtggaggcacctgaaggaggctgcggcccgtgggaagcccacgctggagcaagttcctggccggaccggtggacccgtggagaggggagcccacgccagggcaggtttgctggcaggacttgtgaccccgtgggggatcccacgctggagcagtttgctcctgaaggtctgcaccccgtgagagggactccatgctggagcagttcgtgaaggactgtctcccgtgagagggcccccacactggagcaggggaacgatgagaggagtcctccccctgaggatgaagaagcggcagaaacaccgtgtgatgaactgaccgtaacccccattccccgtccccctgtgccgctgagggaggaggaggctgaagttaagcccaggaagatagaaggggtgaggggatttttttttttttttttaagatttgattttatttctcgtTGCTCTACTCTGgtttgcttgataataaattagatgaatttttctctaagttgagtctgttttgctcgtgacagtAGTTGGTGAGTGATGGCtgcctgtccttatcttgacccacaagccttttgttatactttttcctcccctgtccagttaaggagggggagtgatagattggctctggtgggcacctggcctccagccagggacGACCCACCACAGGCTCAGCTCCATCTCGGGCTCCAACTTTTGCTCCAGCCCCGACTTAAGCGATGATACTTCAGCTCTGGCTCAGTATTGGTCACAACTTTGGCTCTGGCTGTATATCAGGCTGTGAGTTCAGCTCTGGCCCCAGCTTTGGCCAAGACTTCAGCTCTGGCCCTATCTTGGGCCACATCAGCTCCAGGCTGATATCAGGTTGCGACTTCCACTCTGGCCCCTGATTGggctgtgatattttttttggcTCTGGGCATGTCTTAGGCTGTTACTTCAGCTCTGTCCTCTATTCAAACTGTGAATGAAGATCTGGAGCCACCTTGGGCTACTGCTATGGCTCCAGCCTCATCTTTGGCAATGATTTCAGCTCCAGGCCCCATCTTGAGCCACATCTTTGATTCCGGACCCATCTTGGGTTGCAACTTTGTCCCCAGCCTGATATTGAGCCATGACTTCAGCTTCAGCCTCAGCCTCTGCTCAGGCTGTCATGTCTGTTCCAGCCCCTGCTTGGTCCTTAACTTCTGTTCTGCCCTATCTTGCTCGGTCTGTGACTTTGGCTCCTGCCTGGTGTCGGGCAGCAACTTTGGCTCTGGCCCCTGCTTGGGCTGTGACTTTGGCACTGGTACCAAAGTTGCAACTTCAGCTTTGTCAAGATATTGGAGTGAGACTTTAGCTCCTCTCATCTTGGGCAGCAATTTTGGCTCCAGCCTCATCTTCAGCTGTGACCTTGGGTCCAAACAGCTCTTGGGCTGAAACTTTGACTCCTTCCCCTGATCAGGTCATATCTTTGGCTCTGGTCCTCATTTGAGCATTACTTTGCCTCTAGCCCCATCTCAGGCTCTCAGTTTGGATCCAGCCAGACTTTGCCTCTAGCTCTTGGTCAGGCTGCTACTTCAGCTCTGACCTCACCTTGGGCCATGACTTTGGCTTGAACTCTTGCTTGAGCAATCACTTGGCTTGGGGCCCTTAGACTGCATCTTCATCCTGATCTTGGGCCACTTCTTTTCTGGCTGTTTTCAGGCTGCTACTTTGGCTCTGGCTCCATCCTGAGGTGCAACTCTGGCTGTAGCCCCGTCTCAGCTTGTAACTTTGGCTTCAGGTCATGCTTGGGCACTacttcagcttctgctctgGCAGGCACTCGGTGCCTTCACATACATACCTATACCAGACGCAATGTGACGCCCTGCAATAGTGTTACGTgcaaggcagggagcaggcgGAAGTGGGGTAGGTCACCAAAGCAGCAatttctctgctgcctgtgtgGTGGCAGATGCCTTTATCCTGGTCTCACCAGATTTCTGAAGGTTTTGCAAAGAGGTGGAGGGACCCACCCCCTCTAGGGCCTAAAGGACAGGTAAAGGGCCAGCCCTTTCCCATGAGGATACTGAGCTgccaggggaaggcagcagtCCCTGCTAGCACTGACTGGGTGGTCCTGCAGGCAATGGAAGGTGCTCCTTGGCTTCTGCCTGGGCTTTTCACCTCGCTAAGGACTCTTGGTGCTCTGCTGGGCCACAACTCTTGCTTGGGTCACTTTCTTGCTGGCTGCCTCAACGCCAGCTCTAGGCGCTGCAGCCAAAGTGTTTGCTTTCCCAGGCCACGGCACCAGCTTCTCTGTTCCTTCTGTGCTGTCCACCTTGAAGGACACTGCTGCCACGTGGGAGTGTGCCAACTGCACTGGCTTGAGCACCAGTGAAGAGGAGACCCTGTGTTGTCCCTAGGCATCCCCTTGCCTGATGCAAAGGCCCAGCCTGTGAACACAGTCCTGGTGCACTACCTCACCAAAGAGGGAGGGACGCTGGCTTCCAGCCCCAGGGACCCATCAATGGCGAGAACTGCAGTACTGTGGCAAGAGCTATAGAAATTAAGTTGTGAGATACAAGGATGAAAGTCAACTTTATCCTGTAGTTAAAACTGTGGTATAGCGGGGTACATGCTGGGCACCCAGTGGGCCAATGCCATTCATTCCCTGAGTAGCCCAGGAACCCCCCAGCTGGCCTCCACGCTAATGAGACAATGCATTGATTCCAGATGAAGCTGACTTGAGACAAGGTCACCAGTACAACCAAGCATTTGACTAATTGTCACAAAAGCTCTCCAGGTTGGATTTTCAAAGTCTTGAAGATTCCCCCTCCTGCTTTGTGTAGATTGATCCACATAATTGTGTGCTTTGTTAACTGACACCCTGGGTGGAGGATGTAGCTGTCCCAGAAACTCCTCAAGGTTGTTCATACTGCAAAATTGACCAAACAGTATATTGATGAGACATTTGCCAATAGTCACTATGAGCTGCCCTTGCAGATACAGAAATGGTCACGTAGGACAGTCTACTGCACATAGTTGAGATGGGATCTTTCGTACTTAGCATTGGTAGTGATGCATCATGTAAGCACTGGAGTGCTCACAGGCCAACTGGACATGGGGGAAGGCAGGAAGATGGGGGTACCAAAGGGGTATGTCTGTGTAATGAACAAGTTCTAATGAACCTCGGGGCTACAGACTCATCTTAGGACACCAAGGTGCTCCTGTGCAACCCTTGCCACGTGCAAAGAACGGATGGATCCTGCAAGCTGCACAGAGAGGTTCCCACATCTGGCCCCAGACTGAGAGGATGACCATGCAGTCTTACTGGGTCAGACTTTGGGCTTtgcagggtgctgcaggacaCAAGCAACACTGTccatgaaaatggaaaacctgAACAAATGACAACATCAGATGAATGTGTGCATGGAGACAGTGAGGAAAAGTAcactaaaagagaaagaaggaagaaaagcatctATTAACTCCAGTCCTACAGTAGTGCTCATCTCAGCAGCATTAAGAgctcacagaattattttttaataatatttatcaGAAACATGGCACTTTACATCTTCAGGGCACTGAATATACCATAATTATTCCTCACAACAACCCTGTGAGGTAGGCAATTAGACTGCAGTTACTATTTGACATGCGGACAGAGGCAGAGAAGTATGTAATCAATCCCGCACAATTAAGTTAATGAAGTTCAACTCACTTAAACACAGAGAGGCCTTCCGTGCCTTGACCAAAAACACGAATGGTGCAGAGCTGATAAAGTATCAGCTATATTCTTTTACTCTAGTCAATGACAATGCTCAGGGTCCAATTCTGTTGCTTCCACATATCCCCCCGCAAAAACCCACCATTGTTAAACAAGATTCACCTGCAGAAAGTTGCTACAAAGTAAGATCTGTAAtagaaatagggaaaaaaaatttcaatttagCCTACATTTGAATAAAACCATGAGAGAAGTTTGCTTGCGCAGTCAAATAGAATGCTTTCAACCTCAGTCCTTTATGACATCTCTGAGACAGCATTTCAGCCTTCAGCTATGAATAAGTATTTGCTTGACCTCAGAAAATCTAGGGGATAATAGTTTGGTAGACTGTGATCACTGTCTCAGAAATTACTCTTATTTTACTTAAATTGTTCTACTGAAGTCTGAGGGATTCCAAATAGGAGGAGGAACTTTGGGGTTTAACTCTAACtttgcatgtatttaaaaagcCCCTTAGTATACCAATTTCTTAAGTAAACTtctctttcagaatttttttgtcctgaaaatgaaatagaacACTTTTGTAAACtttaacataataaaaaaaatccttgattTTAATATACAATTAttgattaatttcatttaataactTTCTTTCTACTGTAAGTCACCTTTAGGAAAGAAGTGTACCTGACAGTATGGCTACTGTGATTAACTCATCTTCCTATAGCTTTCAGTTGAGATCTCTGAAAAGATACACTGTCCAAGAAAGATTCATAGTCTAAACCTGTAAACTATCCCAGCTCAGCTGAAGTCAATGTAGCCATTATAATTCATTCAGGCTGAGCAGTTAATCCATTGATTCCTTCATGTGCAGTATCTGTCTCCAAGTTGAGAGATGATCACAATTGAAGAGGCCTGGGTCCACATActctgaaaaccaaaatatgttGCCTTTTCCAGTAGAGAAATCTTCATTCTCATTTAATGGAAGATTCAGTCTAATGGAATAATGGCTGTGCACTACGATGGAAGAAGAATAAAGTAGTGGCTTTTGGAAGAAGCCATCTGCATTctgagagaggggaagaaaaaagaaaaaggagggaagagtAACTGTTAACACTATTACCAATGGACACATGAACACCTAATCTgagatttgcttttccttctgtaaattGAAAATTTGTCACAACCTCTCCCCCAGGGAACTTTAACCTTGGTGAATATATAGAATTTTTAAATCCACAGAGCAATCGTAGTCTCcagacaagggaaaaagaaaaaaaggaaaaaaaagaaaaaaagaaaaaagctcagAAGTGCACTGTGTATATCCTGCCTCACAAAGGGTTAAAGTGCTAAGTTTGATATATCAAAAAATTAAGTATCTCTCCtagtcctttatttttttaaatgaaactttatCTTTGGTTTCTTGTATCTTCTCTGTAATTTTATCCTTTGTttcctccatcttctctgtaatTTTATCCTTTGTttcctccatcttctctgtaatTTTATCCTTTGTTTCCTCCATCCTGTCTTGTAGATATTCCTTTACTGGTGGTGGTGTGGACATGTAGCCATTCTTACGTAGATATTTAACAGTAATGGATGTTCCTCCCAAAGTCACAGTGTATCTGGCAGGAGTTGCAATCTTAAAGAAACCAAAGAACACACCACATCAATAAAACAGGACGATATTACctagcaaaatatatttttaatattaaagaatttattttggcTAATGTCAGATACTGAAAAGATCTTCTATTCATAAGAAAATAAGCCAATTTACAGTACATCCCCCAGAAATGCATaccttttatttaaagtatCCTTTTGACCAAACCAGCACAGGCATTAgacttccattaaaaaaaacaaacaaacccaaacctccCTGTGCAGCTTGTGGGACGAGCATTAGGCATCTCAGAATGCAATTCAGAACAGACAGTATGTGAACATTGAGTCACATAAGCAAAGAGGAAATACCAACAAGAAGATATgctttaaaatctaaaattcaCAACAGTATAGGCATCTTTCAGTCCAAAACCAGGACCTGCACATAGAAAACTAGAGCTAAGAGAGACCTTAAGAGGTCAGCTAATCCAAGACACAACAAACCAGCTTGTTATTCTAGACAGACTAACCTGTTCTTTCAGAACTTCAAAGATAGCCTGCACAGTCTTCCCTTTGTAACCTATTCTAGGGCTTCCACATCTTGAAAGTTTTTTTCCAACACTGCCACACTTCCCAGCTATaataaaatctttgtatttAACCACATTTATTTATTGGTCTCTTTTAGGCACAGTAATAATTGGCAAGAGTAGTACTTTCACATTTTGTTTGGGGAAATAACCCTTTTAAATAACAGATAATAAGTACATGACATTCGGAAACAAAACAGATGAGTTCAATTCAAAGCCAATACAGTACTTTGTTTTTGAATGGTCTGACACGTTTCAAGTTTCCCAAACACAGATTGCGCAcatataaagaaagagaccCAAACCTGAATTTAAGTAATTGGTTCAAATGGACAATGAAAGTACTTGACAATGATGGAGAACTAAATTAGGAAGACAAACTAGTGAATCCTCTAGGATAAAAATAACTGTACTTTTATCTGGAAATCATGAGGTGTTTAGACTTCACCTCTTTATCCCTGTTAATTATGGCAGGGATACAGAGGAATAACTTAATTGTAATTAAATAACTGAGGGTAGACAATAGTCTGCAACAAACAAAGaagttattttagaaatacagacTCCTTAAAGGAACACAGAGCCTGTATCAACTTGCATGCAACTATTTTTACTACAAAAACAAATGCTCAAGGAAGTGTAACtatcagagagagaaaacagcattaatTCTTTCTGCTGTAAACAAATAAACCCTGTTTAATTCACCAGGCAAGATTTAGAGCTTATTTACAAACTATAATTATACTTACTTTATACAATGCATATGCAGTTAATGCATTTCCACTCTGGGAATTTTTCAGGATGTTTACTATGCTGTCTGGTAAGCCAATCAACTCTAGGAATGGAACAACATTCACTCCtctataaaagagaaaaaaattggcaaCCTGAATTGGAATTTGAAACCTGAACAGCGATTTACAGTACCATTTCCATTCTTTAACTCTATTATACAAACTTTGTCATTTGAtagcaaagtattttttcatctaAGCAATATACTTACAGGATATATATTTCTGTACATGAAGGCAAATTAATGCTCTTTTCAGCATTCCACCAAGAATTGACCCATTTGTATTATCCTTGTTGGGCTGAGCAGCTTCTAACTCTCCTGTGTCCGAGTTTATCATGTTAGGAGATAAGTAGATATAATGGTGGCACGATAGCTGCTCAGGTTCCAGCTGTCCAGGTTCAACTTCATGTTCTGTTTTgcctaaaattactttttttttctttttaagatttcagACTAATCTGCAGCATGCCCAGAAGCACAGAAGCCAGACTTCAGTGTCCTCCGTTCACTTTTAAATATATCAAACAAATGGAATgtggcaaaagaaaaggaagcaacaTATTACATGGACAAGACTTCAGGGGTTCTGTGCCCAGTTGTTCTACCTTGTCTATATAAGATGGCAAAATGGGTGGAAGGAGTTCCtattacaatttctttctactTGAAAACCAGGGAAGGTAACATCagcaccaaagaaaaaaaagacaacctgTCTTTACATTACAGTGGAAAGCCACAGACAGTTACAGAAGAACTGACTTTCCATTATTTAGCGATGTTGTATTATCAGCATTAACTATTTCTATCTAATATTTTAAGCATTCTTCCATGCATGCGATCACTTTAGCATCAGGAACAGTAACAGGCAGTAATTTACTAACAGTTACTAGAACCTGCGATCTGAAGgcctgtctccagagcagaatATAGAGACCCAGTAAGCTCTGAAAGACAGCATTAACCATTGTTATTTAACAAACCACCACCGTTAAGTCTCATATCATGAGGAGTCATTCTGGAAGTTATTTTTCCACTTCAAGAGGGTGCTGCTCCTGTGGCATGACAAACTGAAGCTTTGTTATAATTAGTTTCtagttaaatatttcagttgttttcatccatcaaatattattttagcaGCCCACTTAAGTGTTTCAAGAAAAGTAATCTTCTCTCAATCTGAAACGTCTGGATGTAAGCATCAACCTGAATTCatccaaagcaaaatatttttatagctcAAGACCTTTATTCCTCTGACATGAGCTAAATTTAGTATGACATTTGGATCTATAGCTCCTAGAAAGGGCAATTATGCCAGCTGGTTAGAGTAACTAAAACAAACACTTGTGCAGTAAGGCATTCTGATGTCAAAGTCCCATCCTTGCCGCCACGAACTGTCATTGTTTCATGCCTTCTATTATTAAATATACACCACCAGCAATCCAGAGATAAATATTTACTCATATTTAGCAAACCATTTGCAGATAGATAAAACCTTCATCTGAACTAGCAGCTCATAGCTGATATagtaaggggtttttttcctaataaatacCATTTTCCAGAACGGTACCTGGCACACACTATAGCTGACACAAACTAAAATTAGAATacttaatttatcttttttttttttagctacacaaatatttaatttccagttAAAAAGTCTGGCCTACAGCAgtaattttttcagtgaaaggcaggaaagacaggaaacagaaagaaaaaaggaaaacgtGCACATGGCTTGTGAGGAGCTCAGAGTGAAGTGAACAACATGGAAGTTCAACGATGAGAGAAGACTGGGGATGAACAGGGGAGGAAGTGGTAAAATACCCCTCAAATGcaatggcaaaaaaaagaacaggtcTATAAAGATCTCACCTAGCAATTCGTAATCAGGATTCCAAATCCCTATCTTTACCTTGTGAGAGGTTACTAATAATTTCAATGCTATTTATATCCATGCATATTTTGGGGAGATGAGTATTCCTTCAAATGCTAGCAACATATCTGGTATACAGCAATAACTGCATGATAATAGTACCTATGTGACAGTCTCATGAATCCTAGATACTTTTGATATTAATCTTATGCTTCAGTTAAAAATGTAGCCTCATATCCCTATTACCTATAGAGGCACTTTTTAACACATAATAATTTATATGTCCTGTCACCTGTGAAAGTCAGTCTCAATTCAACAGCAGTATTGGGCACCGCAACAAAATATCAACTTACTTCATGGCTGCATAGTAAAAGGATCCAAACCATACAGTGGAAGTCAGAAGATGCACTGGAATCATGACTTTTCCATACTGTTTAAAAGTTTTCTTGAATCTCTGAACAAGACTAATGGATTTGTCTTGTAATGGATCAGGATCTGAAGAATCTGACTCTACAGGGCTCTGCTTGGGCATGTCAGTGGCCAAAGTCAAAggatttctctcttctgttactTTGTGAGGAGCATCTGCTGGCTGTGATGAAAAAGCACTTTTCTTTGAGGCAAAGCGTGCTGCACCTGCATGAAGACATCGTTTAGGAGGGTCCAGTGCCAAAATCACTTTGCATCCAATGTTAGACAACATTGTTTGTCCTTTTAAGCGCTGAAAGATACTGGTGCGAGGAAAAACCAAACATGTCCCATGCGCCAGCTGAGATGCAGCATGTAACAGACTCCGTTGCATTTTGATGAAGTGTGGCTGAGGTTTctatagagaggaaaaaagaaaagagtaaacaaattgcatttcaataatttgatttttaattgctCCAATGCCACTTAATATTCTTAAACTTTAAATTGCTTTCTATTCTTCTACTTTAAAAGGTCTTCCTTATCTTGCTTTGCAGAAATTATTACTTTCTAGAATTAAGCAAATCATTTTAGCATTCTGAACTAAAATGGCCCCTTCACTTAACACACTCTGTTCCTCACAGtgaaaatgctcatttttagTTGTTTAGTGCAAACTACTGCTTTTATCTGCATAATGTGGCACAGCTATTGAAAGTTACCCTTGAAACTTCACTTAGAGTAGCAACTAATAGTTTGAGTGATACTTCCAGGGTACATAAATGTAGTATGAACTCACTGAAgtgcaattaaaattaattcttggtgtcaatatttttagtttgggtataatttttcatgttctATCTTATTTTGAACTAAGAGTAAAAGTtcatgcagtaaaaaaaaaatcagtaataatAATCAATAATCTTAATAGTAACAAACCTAACCACAACAGCCTGCCAGTAAACATCTATTAGGAAGGAGGATGGTACAGTTGAATGTCATGTATTAACAGGAGCAAAACTGAGctgcaatttcaaaaatattacaatgcaaagaatattttaaaactttgaatAACCCAATTAACTTTatgattttgaatatttaacaGTTACTCCTGAAAGTTCAAAAGAACAACTGAGAGATTCCCcacaaaagaagagaggaatTTTGTTTGGCATGTATAGACATCAAGAAGTcatttcctcccccccctccaaatGCATGCTTTTGAGGAAAtactctctcctttcctttacACAATGACTGCAAGTTAAAGAActaattttcctttcctccaaaaAATTGCTGTTAATTGATTTTATGTAACAAATGCCAGTTGTCAGTTATATTACAACTTTTGAATCTTTCTtatgcttttacatttttaattatcatAACAATTCTTGATCCAAACTAGAAATCGTTCAAGTTTCAATTAAACTCCACTGTCGTCTTCATGTCTGCTTCCCCTTCACCTATAGTCTTAGATATATTTCAATCAGGTGTTTTGATAGTGAATTTGTCTAGGCTACTGAAAATGATCAGTATTTCGTAACATAAGcagaagttgaaaaaaaaaaaaaaaaggccatacATACCCTTTATTACTTTCCAGATATGCAACAAGAAAAGTATGATAAGGTTTGTATCTTCAAAAAGCTGCAACTCTTCCACTAGTTCCCCACCTTTCAAATATATGCCTTGAACATATTGATGACTCTGCTAAAGTAGAAAAAAGCGCATTTAGAGAAATAGCAACAACGGCAAACTAATTTTATGAAGATTTTTGGTCAGCCTGAAACCTTACTTACCGAAGAAGTTATTAGCATAAATTGCCCTTTGGATACTGACACACTAatgggagatttttttctgtgtaacttAGAAGTTCCTCAACTATGAACTACTGTTTCCTTCCACGAGAGAAAAGTTGCATAACCCAAATGCATTTGTTGGAACATTCCTGCCTATATATTTTCtagatatttttatgttattgtTGTGCTTGAATTACAATTACTAGAATAACAGTGTTTGAGTTGGGGAAAAGATTGGAGGAATGATTTCAAACTCCCTGGGAACCTCTACCTTGCATGTGAAGCAGACACAGACTTGTTGAACTCATACTAACAGAGGAGGTATTGCCTCAACAGGGGAAAAGGGAACTCTTGTCTCTATGTAAGCAAGCAGTTACTCACTCCTGTTGAGTTACA comes from Grus americana isolate bGruAme1 chromosome 2, bGruAme1.mat, whole genome shotgun sequence and encodes:
- the FAM210A gene encoding protein FAM210A, producing MQRSLLHAASQLAHGTCLVFPRTSIFQRLKGQTMLSNIGCKVILALDPPKRCLHAGAARFASKKSAFSSQPADAPHKVTEERNPLTLATDMPKQSPVESDSSDPDPLQDKSISLVQRFKKTFKQYGKVMIPVHLLTSTVWFGSFYYAAMKGVNVVPFLELIGLPDSIVNILKNSQSGNALTAYALYKIATPARYTVTLGGTSITVKYLRKNGYMSTPPPVKEYLQDRMEETKDKITEKMEETKDKITEKMEETKDKITEKIQETKDKVSFKKIKD